From a single Bradyrhizobium sediminis genomic region:
- a CDS encoding efflux RND transporter permease subunit, whose product MNLGLSGRLTRATIGSPLTPLFLLASLVVGMIAVVVIPREEEPQISVPMVDIRINADGLRGPDAVELVTKPLEAIVKGIDGVEHVYSQTEDDRVMVTARFLVGTKSEDAILRVHEKIRANLDRIPVGISEPSIVGRGINDVAVTVLTLSPKPEAAGRWTDKDLYELADKLRAELMKVDSIGLTYISGGGAQQIRVEPDPEKLSLFGVTLQQLVAKVKDANRSFMAGQVRDAGKVRSVSAGQTLTGIPDIGLLLISTRDGRPVYVKDVASVVIGPNAIEHRIWSDARDGKGKWERVPAVSLALAKRAGANAVVVSEEITHRLAGLKSRLIPEDVEVTVTRDYGETANEKANELLFHLGLATISIVVLIAIAIGWREALVTLVVIPTTILLTMFAANLMGYTINRVSLFALIFSIGILVDDAIVVVENIARHWAMRDGRPRLQATIEAVAEVGNPTIVATLTVVAALLPMLFVSGLMGPYMAPIPANASAAMLFSFFVAMVVAPWLMLRLAPKEGVAGAAHDAHDEGVLGRLYRRFATPIVANRRSAWTFLIGVGVATLLSMTLFATKSVTVKLLPFDNKSEIAVVVDLPEGASLEDTERTLFAAADVARGLPEITSVQSYAGTAAPFNFNGLVRHYYLRARPELGELQVNLAARSDRKRASHDIALDLRQRLKAVSVPPGTSIKVVEVPPGPPVLATLLAEVYGPDAATRRAVTGELKKIFAEVPFIVDIDDSIGEKRPRLRLSIDQDRLEFFGVEQRDVYDTIQTLFGGVSVGYSHRGEDRNPIEIAVRLPKRDLAWTEALASTPVPANTLPGSKTVVELGQLVKATVEEGSPTIFRRDGRFADMVMAELAGRFEAPLYGMLAVSDRIDAHDWGKLQKPVIGLHGQPADESRPTLLWDGEWEITYVTFRDMGAAFGAAILGIYVLVVAQFGSFRLPLVILTPIPLTLIGILLGHWLLGAPFTATSMIGFIALAGIIVRNSILLVDFIRHSGGENRSMRDVVLEAGAVRFKPILLTALAAMIGAATILLDPIFQGLAISLLFGLASSTLLTVLVIPAIYIALRDRSPKAS is encoded by the coding sequence GTGAATCTCGGACTTTCGGGCCGGCTCACCCGGGCCACCATCGGATCGCCGCTGACGCCATTGTTCCTGCTCGCCTCGCTGGTCGTCGGCATGATCGCCGTGGTGGTCATTCCGCGCGAGGAAGAGCCTCAGATCAGCGTCCCCATGGTCGACATCCGCATCAATGCGGACGGATTGCGCGGCCCGGATGCGGTTGAACTGGTCACCAAGCCCCTTGAAGCCATCGTCAAGGGCATCGATGGCGTGGAACACGTTTACAGCCAGACCGAAGACGATCGCGTCATGGTCACCGCGCGTTTTCTGGTCGGGACCAAGTCCGAGGACGCCATCCTTCGCGTTCATGAGAAGATCCGCGCCAATCTGGACCGTATTCCCGTGGGCATTTCCGAGCCCTCGATCGTCGGCCGCGGCATCAACGACGTCGCCGTGACCGTGCTGACGCTTTCGCCGAAGCCCGAGGCCGCCGGCCGGTGGACGGACAAGGATCTCTACGAACTCGCCGACAAGCTGCGCGCGGAGTTGATGAAGGTCGACAGCATCGGCCTGACCTATATTTCCGGCGGCGGAGCCCAGCAGATCCGGGTGGAGCCCGATCCGGAAAAGCTGTCGCTGTTCGGCGTGACGCTGCAGCAGCTCGTCGCCAAGGTGAAGGACGCCAACCGGTCGTTCATGGCGGGACAGGTCCGCGACGCCGGCAAGGTGCGCAGCGTGTCGGCGGGCCAGACGCTGACCGGCATTCCCGACATCGGCCTGCTGCTGATCTCGACGCGTGACGGACGTCCGGTCTACGTCAAGGACGTCGCCAGCGTGGTCATCGGACCCAATGCGATCGAGCACCGCATCTGGAGCGATGCGCGTGACGGCAAGGGTAAGTGGGAGCGGGTTCCGGCGGTCAGCCTGGCGCTTGCCAAGCGGGCGGGCGCCAATGCGGTGGTCGTTTCCGAAGAAATTACGCACCGGCTTGCCGGGCTGAAATCGCGCCTCATCCCGGAGGATGTCGAGGTCACCGTCACCCGCGACTATGGCGAGACGGCGAACGAAAAGGCCAACGAACTCCTGTTTCACCTCGGCCTGGCGACGATCTCGATCGTGGTCCTGATCGCGATTGCGATCGGCTGGCGCGAGGCGCTGGTGACGCTGGTCGTGATCCCGACGACCATCCTGCTGACGATGTTTGCCGCGAATTTGATGGGCTACACCATCAACCGCGTCAGCCTGTTCGCATTGATCTTCTCGATCGGCATCCTGGTCGACGACGCCATCGTGGTGGTCGAGAATATCGCCCGCCACTGGGCGATGCGCGATGGGCGGCCGCGGCTGCAGGCCACCATCGAGGCCGTCGCCGAAGTCGGCAATCCGACCATCGTTGCGACCCTGACCGTCGTTGCCGCTTTGCTGCCGATGCTGTTCGTGTCGGGGCTGATGGGCCCGTATATGGCGCCGATACCGGCCAATGCGTCCGCGGCGATGCTGTTCTCGTTCTTTGTGGCGATGGTGGTGGCGCCGTGGCTGATGCTGCGGCTGGCGCCGAAAGAGGGTGTTGCCGGCGCGGCGCATGACGCACACGACGAAGGCGTGCTCGGGCGCCTCTATCGTCGCTTCGCAACCCCGATCGTCGCCAACAGGCGTTCGGCCTGGACATTCCTGATCGGTGTCGGGGTCGCCACGCTGTTGTCGATGACCTTGTTCGCCACCAAGTCGGTGACGGTCAAATTGCTGCCGTTCGACAATAAATCCGAGATCGCGGTGGTGGTCGATCTTCCCGAGGGCGCCAGCCTCGAGGATACCGAACGAACGCTGTTTGCCGCCGCCGATGTCGCCCGCGGCCTGCCCGAGATCACCTCGGTGCAGTCCTATGCCGGCACCGCCGCGCCGTTCAATTTCAACGGCCTGGTCCGGCACTATTATTTGCGCGCGCGTCCGGAACTGGGCGAACTGCAGGTCAATCTTGCCGCGCGATCCGATCGCAAGCGGGCGAGCCATGACATTGCGCTCGATCTGCGTCAGCGGCTCAAGGCCGTCAGTGTCCCACCCGGCACCAGCATCAAGGTCGTCGAAGTGCCGCCCGGTCCGCCGGTGCTGGCGACGTTGCTGGCCGAGGTCTACGGACCCGATGCGGCGACCCGCCGGGCGGTGACGGGCGAACTGAAGAAGATCTTCGCCGAAGTGCCGTTCATCGTCGATATCGACGATTCGATCGGGGAGAAGCGGCCGCGGCTGCGGCTTTCGATCGACCAGGACCGGCTCGAATTCTTCGGCGTCGAGCAGCGCGATGTCTACGACACCATCCAGACGCTGTTCGGCGGCGTCTCCGTGGGCTATTCGCACCGCGGCGAGGACCGCAATCCGATCGAGATCGCGGTCCGGCTGCCGAAGCGCGACCTCGCCTGGACCGAAGCGCTGGCTTCCACACCGGTGCCCGCCAACACGCTTCCCGGCAGCAAGACCGTCGTCGAGTTGGGGCAGCTGGTCAAGGCGACCGTCGAAGAAGGATCGCCGACGATCTTTCGTCGCGACGGCCGGTTCGCCGACATGGTGATGGCAGAACTGGCGGGCCGCTTCGAGGCGCCGCTTTACGGTATGCTCGCGGTTTCCGACCGGATCGACGCGCACGATTGGGGCAAGCTGCAGAAGCCCGTCATCGGCCTACACGGACAGCCGGCCGATGAGTCCCGGCCGACGCTGTTGTGGGACGGCGAATGGGAGATCACCTATGTCACCTTCCGGGACATGGGCGCGGCGTTTGGCGCGGCGATCCTCGGGATCTACGTGCTGGTGGTGGCGCAGTTCGGCAGTTTCCGGCTGCCGCTGGTGATCCTGACGCCCATACCGCTGACCCTGATCGGCATTCTGCTCGGGCACTGGCTGCTGGGCGCGCCGTTCACCGCGACTTCCATGATCGGCTTCATCGCGCTTGCCGGCATCATCGTCCGCAATTCGATCCTGCTGGTCGACTTCATCCGCCACAGCGGGGGCGAGAACAGGTCGATGCGCGATGTCGTGCTGGAAGCCGGCGCCGTGCGCTTCAAGCCGATCCTGCTTACCGCGCTGGCCGCCATGATCGGCGCCGCGACCATCCTGCTCGATCCGATCTTTCAGGGGCTCGCGATTTCGCTGCTGTTCGGCCTGGCTTCGTCGACCCTGCTGACGGTTCTGGTCATTCCCGCGATCTACATCGCGCTACGCGACAGATCGCCCAAGGCATCCTGA
- a CDS encoding efflux RND transporter periplasmic adaptor subunit has product MRRLIAFGVLAAAALGGQSADAETLTVALRPVADEKAVFATVESISVVPARGRIGGTIVQLNVREGDPVTRGQAIATIGDEKLGLQMKSLDAQIDALQAQSNQAQIDFSRIEGLVERGTLPRVKLDEARTVLNVAENGLRAKTAERAVVQQQFNEGQVLAPAGGRVLKKLAAVGSVVLPGDPVAMIAQQNFKLRLRVPERHARFLKTGDKIRVDGAEFGDQSPKSGVIDLVYPQIEDGRVIADATVENLGEYFVGDRLRVWISGGERMAFVIPSDYVTTRFGIDYVQIRQGDRTVSAPVQRGRNLASPDLPNGLEILSGIRTGDQLVQP; this is encoded by the coding sequence ATGCGTAGATTGATTGCATTCGGCGTTCTTGCGGCAGCGGCATTGGGCGGCCAAAGCGCCGATGCCGAAACCCTGACCGTGGCGCTGCGGCCGGTCGCCGACGAGAAGGCGGTGTTCGCAACCGTCGAGAGCATCAGCGTGGTTCCGGCCCGCGGGCGTATCGGCGGCACCATCGTTCAGCTCAACGTTCGCGAAGGCGATCCGGTAACGCGCGGACAGGCGATCGCCACGATCGGCGACGAAAAACTTGGCCTTCAGATGAAATCGCTGGATGCGCAGATCGACGCGCTGCAGGCGCAGTCGAATCAGGCGCAGATCGATTTTTCCCGGATCGAGGGACTGGTGGAGCGCGGGACGCTTCCCCGGGTCAAGCTCGACGAGGCGCGCACCGTGCTCAACGTGGCGGAGAACGGTCTGCGGGCGAAGACCGCCGAACGTGCCGTGGTCCAGCAGCAATTCAACGAAGGGCAGGTGCTGGCGCCCGCCGGCGGGCGCGTGCTGAAGAAACTGGCGGCCGTTGGCTCCGTCGTATTGCCCGGCGACCCCGTTGCGATGATTGCGCAACAGAATTTCAAGTTGAGGCTGCGGGTGCCGGAACGGCATGCCCGCTTCCTGAAGACCGGTGACAAGATCAGGGTCGATGGCGCCGAGTTCGGCGACCAGAGTCCGAAATCGGGTGTGATCGATCTGGTTTATCCGCAGATCGAGGACGGCCGCGTGATCGCGGACGCCACCGTCGAAAACCTCGGGGAATATTTCGTCGGCGACCGTTTGCGGGTCTGGATATCCGGCGGCGAGCGGATGGCGTTCGTGATTCCATCTGATTACGTCACCACGCGCTTCGGCATCGATTACGTCCAGATACGCCAGGGCGATCGCACCGTCAGCGCGCCGGTGCAGCGCGGGCGGAATCTGGCGAGCCCCGATCTGCCCAATGGTCTCGAAATCCTGTCCGGTATTCGTACCGGCGACCAGTTGGTGCAACCGTGA
- a CDS encoding ArsR/SmtB family transcription factor has product MESAADRASDLLKALSNRHRLLIICQLIDGERSVGDLAEFLSLRDSTVSQHLALLRKDGLVSARRDAQTIYYSIASDPAREILKTLYQVYCAPKARTSKTKL; this is encoded by the coding sequence ATGGAGTCGGCGGCCGATCGGGCCAGCGACCTCCTGAAGGCGCTTTCCAATCGTCATCGGCTGCTGATCATCTGCCAGCTGATCGACGGCGAGCGCTCGGTTGGCGATCTCGCGGAGTTCCTGAGCCTGCGCGATTCCACGGTGTCCCAGCATCTTGCTTTGCTCCGCAAGGATGGCTTGGTGTCGGCGCGGCGTGATGCCCAGACGATCTACTACTCGATCGCCAGCGATCCCGCGCGCGAGATCCTGAAAACGCTCTATCAGGTCTATTGCGCGCCGAAAGCCAGAACCAGCAAGACTAAATTATAG
- a CDS encoding NAD(P)/FAD-dependent oxidoreductase yields MAEVVVIGAGLSGTLMAYELLPQLRKGDRLTVVSQGPVYHFVPSNPWVAIGWRKRGDIEIDLVDIMKRKGIRLLTQGAQRVHPTENRVELSDGASIDYDYLVVATGPELAFDEIPGLGPDGHTQSVCHVDHAAHAKDAFEKLAANPGPVVIGAVQGASCFGPAYEFLFILETELRRRKLRDRVPMTFVTSEPYIGHLGLDGVGDTKGLLESEMREKHVKWITNARVKGVEQGKMTVEEIAEDGSIRKTHELPFAYSMMLPAFRGVGAVRGIEKLTNPRGFVIVDKHQRNPEYPNIFAIGVCVAIAPVGATPVPVGVPKTGFMIESMVTATAMNIGSLLKGQAPAAQPTWNAICLADFGDSGVAFLAQPQIPPRNVNWSSKGEWVHFAKVAFEKYFLRKIRRGESEPFYERFLLDKLNIAKIKEVKTGT; encoded by the coding sequence ATGGCGGAAGTTGTCGTTATCGGAGCCGGTCTCAGCGGGACGCTGATGGCCTACGAATTGTTACCGCAACTGAGGAAGGGCGATCGTCTGACCGTTGTCTCCCAGGGGCCGGTCTATCATTTCGTCCCCTCCAATCCCTGGGTCGCGATCGGCTGGCGCAAGCGCGGCGATATCGAGATCGACCTTGTCGACATCATGAAGCGCAAGGGCATCCGGCTTCTGACGCAGGGCGCACAGCGCGTGCATCCGACCGAAAACCGCGTCGAACTCTCGGACGGCGCCTCGATCGATTACGACTACCTGGTGGTCGCTACCGGGCCTGAACTCGCATTCGACGAAATCCCCGGGCTCGGGCCGGACGGCCACACCCAATCGGTCTGCCACGTCGATCACGCCGCCCACGCCAAGGACGCCTTCGAGAAGCTCGCCGCCAATCCGGGTCCGGTGGTGATCGGCGCCGTGCAAGGCGCCTCCTGCTTCGGGCCGGCCTACGAATTCCTGTTCATCCTGGAAACCGAGCTGCGCCGCCGCAAGCTTCGCGACCGCGTGCCCATGACCTTCGTCACCTCGGAGCCCTATATCGGGCATCTCGGTCTCGACGGGGTCGGCGACACCAAGGGCCTGCTCGAAAGCGAGATGCGCGAGAAGCACGTCAAATGGATCACCAACGCCCGGGTCAAGGGCGTCGAGCAGGGCAAGATGACCGTCGAGGAGATCGCCGAAGACGGATCGATCCGCAAGACCCACGAACTGCCGTTCGCCTATTCGATGATGCTGCCGGCGTTCCGCGGCGTCGGCGCTGTCAGAGGCATCGAGAAGCTGACCAACCCGCGCGGTTTCGTGATCGTCGACAAGCATCAGCGCAATCCCGAATATCCCAACATCTTCGCGATCGGCGTCTGCGTGGCGATTGCGCCGGTCGGAGCCACCCCGGTCCCGGTCGGCGTGCCGAAGACCGGATTCATGATCGAGTCGATGGTGACGGCGACGGCGATGAACATCGGCTCGCTGCTCAAGGGCCAGGCCCCCGCGGCGCAGCCGACCTGGAACGCGATCTGCCTTGCCGATTTCGGCGACTCCGGCGTCGCCTTCCTGGCGCAGCCGCAGATTCCTCCGCGCAACGTCAACTGGTCGTCGAAGGGCGAATGGGTTCATTTCGCCAAGGTCGCGTTCGAGAAATACTTCCTGCGCAAGATCCGGCGCGGCGAGAGCGAGCCGTTCTACGAGCGCTTCCTGCTCGACAAGCTCAACATCGCCAAAATCAAGGAGGTCAAGACCGGAACATGA
- the trxC gene encoding thioredoxin TrxC: MSASHQVVCGHCGKINRLPAERTATDARCGSCHQPIFSGHPIEVDEEAFGRHVASSDIPVLVDVWAPWCGPCRSMAPMFERAAQELEPRVRLLKLNSDNAPSVSSRLGISGIPTLLLMHKGREIARSAGAMDTKRIVAWTMAGLARS; encoded by the coding sequence ATGAGTGCGAGTCACCAGGTCGTCTGTGGACATTGCGGCAAGATCAACCGGCTGCCGGCCGAACGGACCGCAACGGACGCGCGTTGCGGGTCGTGTCACCAGCCGATCTTCAGCGGTCACCCCATCGAGGTGGACGAGGAGGCGTTCGGCCGCCACGTCGCCAGCAGCGACATCCCCGTCCTCGTCGATGTCTGGGCGCCCTGGTGCGGCCCCTGCCGCTCCATGGCGCCGATGTTCGAACGGGCCGCGCAGGAACTCGAGCCCAGGGTTCGGCTCTTGAAGCTGAACTCGGACAACGCGCCCTCCGTCTCCTCCCGCCTCGGCATCAGCGGCATCCCTACCCTGCTGCTGATGCACAAGGGCCGGGAGATCGCACGGAGCGCTGGCGCGATGGATACCAAGAGAATCGTTGCATGGACGATGGCCGGGCTTGCCCGGTCCTGA
- a CDS encoding YgaP family membrane protein: MNIDKAVLAFAGFVVLLGLTLGWLVHPYWYLLTAFAGLNMLQAAFTGFCPAAMIFKKLGLRGGNAFS, translated from the coding sequence ATGAACATCGATAAGGCAGTGCTCGCTTTCGCAGGATTTGTCGTGCTTCTCGGCCTCACGCTGGGCTGGCTGGTGCATCCCTACTGGTACCTGCTGACCGCCTTCGCCGGGCTGAACATGCTGCAGGCAGCCTTCACCGGCTTCTGTCCCGCGGCGATGATCTTCAAGAAGCTCGGCCTGCGCGGCGGCAACGCGTTTTCGTAA
- the lon gene encoding endopeptidase La: MTTAKPRPSIVHGESHSYPVLPLRDIVVFPHMIVPLFVGREKSIRALEEVMKNDALIMLATQKNASDDDPNPDSIYETGTLASVLQLLKLPDGTVKVLVEGLERARVQKYTDRSEYYEATAVALADTDATSVEAEALARSVVSDFESYVKLNKKISAEVVGVVQAITDFAKLGDTVASHLAVKIADRQGILETLSVTARLEKVLGLMESEISVLQVEKRIRSRVKRQMEKTQREYYLNEQMKAIQKELGDDEGRDELADLEEKIAKTKLSKEAREKAQHELKKLRQMSPMSAEATVVRNYLDWLLSIPWNKKSKVKKDLVAAQAVLDSDHYGLEKVKDRIVEYLAVQSRANKLTGPILCLVGPPGVGKTSLGKSIAKATGREFVRVSLGGVRDEAEIRGHRRTYIGSMPGKVIQSMRKAKTSNPLFLLDEIDKMGADFRGDPSSALLEVLDPEQNSTFNDHYLEVDYDLSNVMFITTANTLNIPGPLMDRMEIIRIAGYTENEKVEIARKHLIPNAISKHGLDSKEWSIDDDALLLMIRRYTREAGVRNLERELSTLARKAVKELMISKKKSVKVTEKTLEEFLGVPKYRFGEIESEPQVGIVTGLAWTDVGGELLTIEGVMMPGKGKMTVTGNLRDVMKESISAAASYVRSRAVGFGIEPPLFDRRDIHVHVPEGATPKDGPSAGVAMATAIVSIMTGIPVRHDVAMTGEITLRGRVLPIGGLKEKLLAAARGGIKTVLIPEDNAKDLTEISDAIKGGMTIIPVARLDDVVSKALVRPPVPIVWEEDTKVPVKPDTSDEAAGGLTAH, translated from the coding sequence ATGACTACCGCAAAACCCCGGCCATCTATCGTTCACGGCGAAAGCCACTCTTATCCGGTGCTGCCGCTTCGCGACATCGTGGTCTTTCCGCACATGATCGTGCCGCTGTTCGTCGGCCGCGAGAAATCGATCCGCGCCCTCGAAGAGGTCATGAAGAATGACGCGCTGATCATGCTCGCGACGCAGAAGAACGCGTCGGACGACGATCCGAACCCGGATTCGATCTACGAGACCGGTACGCTCGCCAGCGTGTTGCAGCTGCTCAAATTGCCGGACGGCACCGTCAAGGTGCTGGTGGAAGGGCTCGAGCGCGCGCGCGTGCAGAAATACACCGACCGGTCGGAATATTACGAAGCCACCGCAGTCGCGCTTGCCGACACCGATGCGACGTCCGTCGAGGCGGAAGCGCTGGCGCGCTCGGTGGTGTCCGACTTCGAGAGCTATGTGAAGCTCAACAAGAAGATCTCGGCCGAAGTCGTCGGCGTGGTGCAGGCCATCACCGACTTCGCCAAGCTCGGCGACACCGTTGCCTCGCACCTCGCCGTCAAGATCGCCGATCGCCAGGGCATCCTGGAGACGCTGTCGGTCACCGCGCGCCTCGAGAAGGTGCTCGGCCTGATGGAGAGCGAGATCTCGGTGCTGCAGGTCGAGAAGCGCATCCGCTCGCGCGTCAAGCGCCAGATGGAGAAGACCCAGCGCGAATATTATCTCAACGAGCAGATGAAGGCGATCCAGAAGGAGCTCGGCGACGACGAAGGCCGCGACGAACTGGCTGATCTGGAAGAGAAGATTGCCAAGACCAAGCTTTCCAAGGAAGCGCGCGAGAAGGCGCAGCACGAACTGAAGAAGCTGCGCCAGATGTCGCCGATGTCCGCGGAAGCGACCGTCGTGCGCAACTATCTCGACTGGCTGCTGTCGATCCCGTGGAACAAGAAGTCCAAGGTCAAGAAGGATCTGGTCGCAGCCCAGGCCGTGCTCGACAGCGATCACTACGGTCTCGAGAAGGTCAAGGACCGCATCGTCGAGTATCTCGCGGTGCAGTCGCGCGCCAACAAGCTCACCGGACCGATCCTGTGCCTGGTCGGCCCTCCCGGCGTCGGCAAGACCTCGCTCGGCAAGTCGATCGCGAAAGCGACGGGGCGCGAATTCGTGCGCGTCTCGCTCGGCGGCGTGCGCGACGAGGCCGAGATCCGGGGTCACCGCCGCACCTATATCGGCTCGATGCCCGGCAAGGTCATCCAGTCAATGCGCAAGGCCAAGACCTCGAATCCGCTGTTCCTGCTGGACGAGATCGACAAGATGGGCGCCGACTTCCGCGGCGATCCGTCATCGGCGCTGCTCGAGGTGCTCGACCCCGAGCAGAACTCGACCTTCAACGACCACTACCTCGAGGTCGATTACGATCTGTCCAACGTGATGTTCATCACGACCGCGAATACGCTGAATATTCCGGGGCCGCTGATGGACCGCATGGAGATCATCCGGATCGCCGGCTACACCGAAAACGAGAAGGTCGAGATCGCCCGCAAGCATCTCATCCCGAACGCGATCTCCAAGCATGGCCTGGATTCCAAGGAATGGTCGATCGACGACGATGCGCTGCTCCTGATGATCCGGCGTTACACCCGCGAAGCGGGCGTGCGTAACCTGGAGCGTGAGCTTTCGACACTCGCCCGCAAGGCGGTGAAGGAGCTGATGATCTCCAAGAAGAAGTCGGTCAAGGTCACCGAGAAGACTCTGGAAGAGTTCCTCGGCGTTCCCAAGTACCGCTTCGGCGAGATCGAGAGCGAGCCTCAGGTCGGTATCGTCACGGGCCTGGCCTGGACCGATGTCGGCGGCGAACTGCTGACCATCGAAGGCGTCATGATGCCCGGCAAGGGCAAGATGACGGTCACGGGCAATTTGCGCGACGTGATGAAGGAGTCGATTTCGGCGGCGGCGTCTTACGTCCGCTCGCGCGCCGTCGGCTTCGGCATCGAGCCGCCCTTGTTCGACCGGCGCGACATCCACGTCCACGTGCCTGAAGGGGCGACCCCGAAGGATGGACCCTCCGCGGGTGTCGCGATGGCGACAGCGATCGTCTCCATCATGACCGGCATCCCGGTCCGGCACGATGTCGCCATGACCGGCGAGATCACCTTGCGCGGACGCGTGCTGCCGATCGGCGGGTTGAAGGAGAAGCTGCTGGCCGCGGCCCGCGGCGGCATCAAGACGGTGCTGATCCCCGAGGACAACGCCAAGGATCTCACGGAGATTTCCGATGCGATCAAGGGCGGGATGACGATCATCCCGGTGGCACGGCTCGACGACGTCGTCTCCAAGGCCCTGGTGCGGCCGCCGGTGCCGATCGTCTGGGAAGAGGACACCAAGGTGCCGGTCAAGCCCGACACGTCAGACGAGGCGGCGGGCGGCCTGACGGCGCACTGA